A single region of the Acidobacteriota bacterium genome encodes:
- a CDS encoding aminotransferase class I/II-fold pyridoxal phosphate-dependent enzyme gives MSILEDPEEMRRSGYRVVDAIVERLSELGDDKAFQTATRDVTEALLDGPPPEEGQDLDPLLETVVRDVMPLAARIDHPRFLAFVPASPSWASVLASFLISGYNVFQGTWLASAGPSQIELTVTDWFRDWLGYPEGAGGLFTSGGSAANLLAVVAAREAAGNPRRGVVYISDQAHGSVGRAARIAGVDPARIRVLATDGEFRIVPATLLEAVHRDREAGLEPFCLVANAGTTNTGAIDPLVELAKIARAEGLWNHIDGAYGGFAVLDPEARPLLQGLELADSVTLDPHKWLMQPYETGCLMARDVTKLEAAFRILPDYMQDTDLGSQQVNFCNRGLQLTRAFRALRVWLSVQRYGLAAHRQAIAQAIGIAAEAADRVASEDELELLAPPSLGVVCFRYRGATTEPLASDERLDELNSQIQDRIVQSGFAMIASTRLGDRFSLRFCVLNTRTTEDDVMQILDRVLEIGRELQG, from the coding sequence GTGTCGATCCTTGAAGATCCGGAGGAGATGCGCCGGTCCGGCTACCGGGTGGTTGACGCCATCGTCGAGCGCCTGAGCGAACTCGGCGACGACAAGGCGTTCCAGACAGCGACCCGGGATGTGACCGAGGCGTTGCTCGATGGACCTCCTCCCGAGGAGGGGCAGGATCTCGACCCGCTGCTCGAGACCGTGGTTCGCGATGTGATGCCGCTCGCGGCGCGGATCGACCACCCGCGCTTTCTCGCCTTCGTACCCGCCAGCCCCTCCTGGGCCTCCGTGCTGGCCAGCTTCCTGATCAGCGGGTACAACGTCTTCCAGGGGACCTGGCTGGCGTCCGCGGGACCTTCCCAGATCGAGCTCACGGTCACCGACTGGTTCCGCGACTGGCTGGGCTACCCGGAAGGCGCGGGCGGCCTGTTCACGAGTGGCGGATCGGCCGCCAATCTGCTGGCCGTCGTCGCGGCGCGCGAGGCAGCCGGCAACCCGCGGCGCGGCGTGGTCTACATCTCCGACCAGGCACACGGCTCGGTGGGACGCGCCGCGCGAATTGCCGGCGTCGACCCGGCGCGGATACGGGTCCTGGCCACGGACGGTGAGTTCCGGATCGTTCCGGCGACCCTCCTGGAAGCAGTACATCGAGACCGCGAGGCGGGTCTGGAACCGTTCTGCCTCGTCGCGAATGCCGGCACGACGAACACCGGCGCGATCGATCCCCTGGTGGAGCTGGCGAAGATCGCTCGGGCGGAGGGGCTCTGGAACCACATCGACGGCGCGTACGGCGGCTTCGCCGTCCTCGATCCGGAAGCCCGACCTCTGCTCCAGGGCCTCGAACTGGCCGATAGCGTGACGCTCGACCCGCACAAGTGGCTCATGCAGCCCTACGAGACGGGCTGCCTCATGGCCCGCGACGTCACCAAGCTGGAGGCCGCCTTTCGCATCCTGCCCGACTACATGCAGGACACCGATCTCGGCAGCCAGCAGGTGAACTTCTGCAACCGCGGGCTCCAACTCACCCGCGCCTTTCGCGCCCTGCGCGTCTGGCTGTCGGTCCAGCGCTACGGCCTGGCCGCGCACCGGCAAGCCATCGCCCAGGCCATCGGCATCGCCGCAGAGGCGGCAGATCGAGTCGCAAGCGAGGACGAACTGGAACTTCTCGCGCCGCCGAGTCTGGGCGTGGTCTGCTTTCGTTACCGGGGCGCTACTACGGAGCCGCTCGCTTCCGATGAACGCCTCGACGAACTCAACAGCCAGATCCAGGACCGCATCGTCCAGTCGGGCTTCGCGATGATCGCCTCCACACGGCTCGGCGACCGGTTCTCACTGCGGTTCTGCGTGCTGAACACCCGCACCACCGAGGACGACGTCATGCAGATCCTCGACCGCGTCCTGGAGATCGGCAGGGAACTGCAGGGCTGA
- a CDS encoding HAD-IA family hydrolase, translated as MIQGILFDAGDTLVRPKAGEWFPRQHFVDAFRVQGITHANMDRFREALDVGLSYLNKHHALAVTEDIERDQFHTAYELILRALGISNPTEDLIAEILRPFEEDVGMEPFPDTVRVLRRFKSAGFRMGVVSDNWPSLDRRFRTMGLRGYFDAFVISALVGSSKPCERIYWVAVEEIGIPHEHLAFVDDRPVNVEAAEKIGMKGIVISRYGEVPDTDLPVITDLDGLIAIVIPETTTQKATDP; from the coding sequence ATGATTCAGGGCATCCTGTTCGACGCCGGCGACACGCTGGTCAGACCCAAGGCTGGGGAGTGGTTCCCTAGACAGCACTTTGTCGACGCATTCCGCGTTCAGGGGATCACCCACGCGAACATGGACCGGTTCAGGGAGGCGTTGGACGTCGGACTCAGCTATCTCAACAAGCACCACGCCCTGGCCGTCACCGAGGACATCGAACGCGACCAGTTTCACACGGCCTACGAGCTGATCCTCCGGGCACTCGGGATCTCAAACCCGACTGAGGACCTCATCGCCGAAATCCTCCGGCCCTTCGAGGAAGACGTGGGCATGGAGCCGTTTCCAGACACGGTGCGCGTACTGCGACGGTTCAAGAGCGCCGGCTTCCGCATGGGAGTCGTCTCCGACAACTGGCCCTCCCTGGACCGGAGGTTCCGCACGATGGGCCTCCGAGGCTACTTCGACGCCTTCGTCATCTCGGCCCTGGTCGGAAGCAGCAAACCCTGCGAGCGCATCTACTGGGTAGCCGTGGAAGAGATCGGCATTCCGCATGAGCACCTGGCGTTCGTCGACGATCGACCCGTGAACGTGGAGGCCGCCGAGAAGATCGGCATGAAAGGGATCGTCATCTCCCGATACGGCGAGGTGCCGGACACCGATCTGCCTGTGATCACGGACCTCGACGGTTTGATCGCGATCGTGATCCCGGAGACCACGACGCAGAAGGCGACGGACCCCTGA